A stretch of DNA from Bacillus sp. SM2101:
CTGGTCTCTTGTAACTAGATTATTAGGAGAAAATGCTGTTTCTGTTATACCGTTTACACTTCCAATGATATAGGCAAGCTTAACGTGATCTAAATCTGTATCAGAAAATGGAGTATCTATTGTTACTTTATCTAGAACCATCTCTTTCGTCCAAAATAGAGTATAGTCTGTATTTTGTAACTCTATAAATATAGCATTTACTAGAAGCTCTGCAAACTCTTCCCTTGTTATAGAATTAGCATATTGTGACTGCAATCTTTCTGGAACAATGCCTAAATCAATGCCTTTTTGAATCGTGTTTTTTATCCCACCAATAGGAGTATCCCATTCCTCTATACTGGCAGATATAGCTGTTGAAGGCAGGATTAAAACTAACACGAGCATAAATGATAAGAACTTTTTCATAACAAACCCCTCCCTACTTAAAGTACCGTTTTTTACAAAATTATCTTTAAGTATAATTATTTTCCATTTTAATTATACTTAAAGATAAGTAAAATGAAAGATAACTTAAAAAAGATTAAATCTTAGAATAATTCAATAGATTCAGAAAGAAACTGAATCATTCTGATCTTTAATTTTGATATAACACTTAATCAGACTAACAACTAATAATATCATTATCATAAAGAAAGGCTCTTTTCGTGCTTAGTTGCGAAAGCAGCGTCTTCATAGACTAAACTTTGTTTCAATAGCTCCTAAACTAGAAGATGAAGATGATGTTTTACTCAACAGTGTTTTATGGAAAAGAAGATACCCCAAACATGAACGATATTTATGTTTAGCTCTTAAGTTAAGCAAAAAATAATGCGAAAACAGCCATTACATAAAAAACACTGGATGGATTAATCCATTCAGTGTTCTATCTTCTTTGAATAAACTATTTATTTTATGCTATACACAGAAAGACTATATTTTTCTGCGAGGTCGTCAATAGTTTTCCCAGTTTTAAATTCTTCACAGATTTTTTAATTTCTACAGTTTAAATATTCCCTATTCCCTGAATTTTCGCCCCATTTTTTACGAACTCCTTCAGTGTTAGGTATATAAACTACTTGTCCTTGAACATATTTTTGTATTTCTAGTATTAGTTGGTCAGGTAAGACATGATTAGCGTTAATATATTTCATTATAACCCACTCCTTGAATTTGTTTTCTTAAATTTAAGGAGTTACAATTATATGAATCTTAATCTTATGTATTGGTTATAAAAGTATATTAAATATTTTTTCTCCTTTATCGCTATACCTCACTTGGTCAACCTATTATTGAGACTTCTTGAATTAATATTATAAACGTCATCTGGTATACCTCCTATTCACGACATTAAGTTAATATTTTTTAAACTAACCTACCTATTATTTTAAAACAGCTAAGCGTCTGTATAAACATAAAGGTTATTTTTCACTATTCAGTAGATTGACGGGTATGGAACAAAATATGCAAATTACTTTACTTTCCTACATACAAAGACCATGCTATAGCTATCATTGGTGATAGGTGTTTCATTCCAATCTTTAAATATATGTAAAATCTCAAATCCACTATCACTTAGTAAGCGTTCCATTTCTTTTGGAAATACATATCGCAAAGTTATTTTTGTACTTGTTTCATCTATTTTGATTCCATGTTCATTCTTAACTTTTCTAATTGTGGTGTAATGCTGAAGTTGATTAAGTGAGTCATATGTACTAATCGTTGACAGATCAACAGTTTTCCCATCATTTCTTGTGTAAGTTCTCCAATACTCTTCTGTATTTGGTTGCAACAGTTCTTCAACACTAGGGAACCTTGTATCAAAAATAAAAATCCCATCATGTTCTAAATGTCTGTTAACAGAAGTTAACAAGTGATTTTGCGCTTCATTCGTAAGAAAATGCTGAAAACCATTCCCAACCATGTAAACCATTGAACCCACTTCACTTAAATTTAGCCGGGTACAATCTTGCTCTACCCATTCTATCTGTAGATTTTGATTATTTGCTTTATTTTTTGCTTGTTCCAACATACTTTTATAGATATCCACACCAATTAGTTTATACCCTTTTTTCGCTAAGGGGATCGTTGCTCTACCTGTCCCACAAGCTAAATCTATTATCATACCCTGTTGTTTAGAAGCCCACTTGGTGAGAAAAGGAATATCATTCAAAAATGTGTTTTCCATATCGTACAAGTTGGCATCTTCATACTCTTCAAAATTATTTGATGTTAGATGTTTCTCCATTCAATTCTCCTTTAATGTAATCATTTTTTTACTTACAAATTTAGCATATATTTATATATATTCAATAACAATGTTACAGTTTGAAAGTCAAAAACAGGCTAATCACTGAGAATTAGCCTGTTTTTGCATTGATCATTTTTTTGTAGAACCAATTAAACACGTGTTCAATTAAAGTTCTATCCTCTATAAGAGTTAGCAGTTTTATGTTAAATATCATGATGTTGTATGCTTTGAGTAGCTCGTTGATTAGCACCTAGCCTAACAAGCGATAATTTCTTTTATCATAAATTCTTTTCCGCATAAAATCTCAAAGTCTTTCATGTGGCATTTAGAGCACTTACTATTATTCTCTATTAAATTAAAAACTATATTGCACTTTTTGCAAATCGCATTACCTGGTAAGGTCTCAATTTTTAATTTCGTAGACTGCAAAATTGTACCATCTACCGCAGCTGGGTAACACGCCTCAATATATTTAGGAATTAATGAGGAAAGCTCACCAATTTGAAGTACTAAAGTGTCTATTTTTGTTAATGCATTCGTTTTAGCAAAATCTTCTACAGATTTTATGACATGAATAACTACACTTAACTCGTGCACCTTAACTCCCCCTACTCCTCAAGTAAGAAAAGAGCAAACACCCACAATCCAACTTAAACTACCATGCCCGTACCCGCTCCAAAAGGTACCGACTAAATACCATTTTTGAAAATGCATCGTCTGATTTATTAACGAACACTAGACAAGCAAAATAACAGGGATTGAAACCGATGGTGCTAAAGCTATTCTATTATTATAGCTCTCAAATTTCTCGTTCTTTATCATTGGATATATCTCGCTTCCATCTATATCACAAGCTGTTGTCGTATTGGCATCTTTTCTATAAAAAGACACCACTATCTGCTAGTTTGGGGAAAACAGCAACATAGTAAAGTTAATGAAAAGAGCCTTTAATTAACAACACAGTTTGCTAATAGAAATCTAGCTGTTTTCTTTTGAGAAAATAGCTTTTAGGGTCTTAGGTACCTTATTTGTTGCTACTTTCACTTTACGTTTCACCATATATTTCTTTATTGTCGGTTTTATTTCATGCAATTCAACACTCGTAGCATCATATTTTCGTACCATTGAAATTGCGTCAAATTTACACTTGGTGACGCAGGAACCACATCCCACACATAGAAACTCATCAACAACCGTTGCGCCACATCCTAGACATCGTTCTGTTTCCTTTTTCACCTGGTCTTCAGTAAATGTTGAACGAAGATCCCTGAAAGTTTTTTTAGATTCAGCCACATCAACATGATCTACTGTTTGCCTCGGTATATGATCGTATCCTTTAAGGTCAAGCCCGTCTATATCAAACGCACGGTAATCTCTCTTCGTACGTCCAAGCAATAAGCTTTGACCTGGCTGAACAAAACGGTGAATGGAAATTGCACCTTCTTTGCCCATAGCAATCGCATCGATGGCAAATTTAGGCCCTGTTAATGCATCACCACCAGCAAATACATCTTCTTCGCCTGTCTGATAAGTTACAGGATCTGCTTTAATTGTTTTGTTTGGATGTAGTTGTATATTGCTGTCCGCAATCAAATGACCCCAGTCGATCGCCTGACCTACTGAAATTAAAATATTGTTTACAGCAACGATTTTCGTTTGATTTTCATCAAATTGTGGATCAAACTTGTTGTTTTCATCAAAAACAGAAATACACTTTTTGAATTCTATACCTGTAACACGTCCATGATCAACAAGAATGCGTTTAGGCCCCCATGATGTGTTGATACGAATACCTTCTAATAAGGCTTCGTCAATTTCTTCCATCATTGCCGGTAGTTCTCCCCATTTCTCTAAACAATACATATCTACTTGCGATGCACCAACGCGTGCTGCTGTACGAGCAACATCAATCGCAACATTACCACCACCAATGACAGCTACTCTTCCTGCTAATTTCATTTGTTGCTTAGCATTAACTTCGCGTAGGAAATCTACCCCTGTCATCACTCCTTCAGCATCTTCTCCTTCGATACCGATCCTTCTACCAGCTTGAGCACCTATTGCTAAATAAAATGCTTTAAAACCTTGATTTCTTAGCTCCTGCAAACTTACATCTTTTCCAACTTCAACGCCGGTCATAAACTTAACACCTAGGTCCTTTACAATATCAATTTCAGCTTGAACAACATTCTTTTCAAGCCTAAAAGACGGAATTCCGAAAGTTAGCATGCCACCAAGTGCTTGTTGTTTTTCAAACACTGTTACTTGATAACCTTCAATTGCTAGATAATAAGCACAGGAAAGACCTGAAGGACCTGCACCTATGACTGCAATTTTTTTATCGTATTGATGTTTTATTTCAGGGATATAGCGACGATCCTTATTTAAATCTTGTTCAGCGATAAATTTCTTAATATCATCTATCGCGATAGGGTCATCAATGTCACCTCGTGTACAAGCAGATTCACAATACCTCGGGCAGACACGCCCACATACTGCTGGAAACGGATTTTCTTGCTTGATTAGCTCAAGAGCTTCGGTATACCTTCCTTGTGAAGCTAGCTTAATATAACCTTGAATTCCAATATGAGCTGGACAATCTGCTTTACAAGGGCTTGACCCAGAATCAACAACAACTTCTCGATTAAGCCGATAATTAGGGTTCCATTTATCTGGGCCCCACTCTGTATTATATGGAAGCTCCCTTTTCTCCACGATACTAGGTTCACAAATTTTCTGACCAAGCTTCAATGCATTTGATGGACAGTTTTCAACGCATTCACCACATGCAACACATTTATCTTTATCTACTTGTGATACATAATTTGACCTAACGATATCAGGATTTTTAAAATGGTTAGCATGACGCAATGCTAGACATGCGCATCCACAACAGTTACAAATAGCATGAGTTTTTCCCGGACCTTCTGTATTTGCGATCTGATGCATAAGACCGTTATCTTCTGCCTTTTTAATAATTTCAAAAGCCTTTTCACGAGTTATCTCTCTACCTCTTCCAGTGCGAATGTAGAATTCCGCAGCATCACCCAACTGAATACAAATATCCTCCTTCAAGTGGCCACAACCTTCTCCCATCGCTTCTCTGACTGCTCTGCAAGCACAATCAGAAACTGAAAAGGTATCATTATCATTGAGATACATAGAAACTTCTTCATAAGAAGCCCTTCTAGTTTCACCATCAATTGCACTTTCTATCGGAATAACCCTCATGACTCCTAAACCTGGGGGAACATTTCCAGCCAAAAATTCACCTTTACTTCTTGAATACTCTTCAAAACATTCGGCTATCTGCGGATATTTTTTGACATTTTCTTTGTTGACGACCATGAATTCCATTACACCAGGAACCCACAATTCCAGTTGAAAATAATCTATATCATCTTCAGAAAAAAAGCTTATAACACCATCATCCGCCAACTGAAACAAGATTTTTTCTACTTCCTCTACTTGTTTTCCTAATATAGCAGCGACTTCCTCCTTTGTCTTTGGTTGTCTCAGCTCAAGGCTAAGTGCGATTTCAGCCATCTCATCGGTAACAACTGGCTCAAGAATTCGATATTCAGGATCCTCAGGCTTTACTTCATGTTTTGAGCCACGTTTTGTTCGACTTATCTTATTTGCGAGATCAAGAACTTTTTCCTTAGTCATAAAGTTCAACTCCCCATCATATTTTCCTTCAATGTATTATTCGTTCCAGCTTTTGATTTGAGTGCGAATCCATTCTACCCACTCACTTATTCCCTCACCGGTTTTAGCTGAGATCGGAATAACTTTAATTTTTGGGTTTAATTTATGTACACGCTCTCTGACTGCTTCTACATCAAAATCAAAAATATCGATGGCATCCATTTTGTTAATTAATAAGACGTCAGCAACTTCAAACATTAAAGGGTATTTCAGAGGTTTGTCATCTCCTTCAGGTACACTTAAAATCATGGCATTTTTTGAAGCACCCGTATCAAATTCAGCAG
This window harbors:
- a CDS encoding CD3324 family protein — its product is MKYINANHVLPDQLILEIQKYVQGQVVYIPNTEGVRKKWGENSGNREYLNCRN
- a CDS encoding class I SAM-dependent methyltransferase encodes the protein MEKHLTSNNFEEYEDANLYDMENTFLNDIPFLTKWASKQQGMIIDLACGTGRATIPLAKKGYKLIGVDIYKSMLEQAKNKANNQNLQIEWVEQDCTRLNLSEVGSMVYMVGNGFQHFLTNEAQNHLLTSVNRHLEHDGIFIFDTRFPSVEELLQPNTEEYWRTYTRNDGKTVDLSTISTYDSLNQLQHYTTIRKVKNEHGIKIDETSTKITLRYVFPKEMERLLSDSGFEILHIFKDWNETPITNDSYSMVFVCRKVK
- a CDS encoding hydrogenase maturation nickel metallochaperone HypA; translation: MHELSVVIHVIKSVEDFAKTNALTKIDTLVLQIGELSSLIPKYIEACYPAAVDGTILQSTKLKIETLPGNAICKKCNIVFNLIENNSKCSKCHMKDFEILCGKEFMIKEIIAC
- a CDS encoding FAD-dependent oxidoreductase; protein product: MTKEKVLDLANKISRTKRGSKHEVKPEDPEYRILEPVVTDEMAEIALSLELRQPKTKEEVAAILGKQVEEVEKILFQLADDGVISFFSEDDIDYFQLELWVPGVMEFMVVNKENVKKYPQIAECFEEYSRSKGEFLAGNVPPGLGVMRVIPIESAIDGETRRASYEEVSMYLNDNDTFSVSDCACRAVREAMGEGCGHLKEDICIQLGDAAEFYIRTGRGREITREKAFEIIKKAEDNGLMHQIANTEGPGKTHAICNCCGCACLALRHANHFKNPDIVRSNYVSQVDKDKCVACGECVENCPSNALKLGQKICEPSIVEKRELPYNTEWGPDKWNPNYRLNREVVVDSGSSPCKADCPAHIGIQGYIKLASQGRYTEALELIKQENPFPAVCGRVCPRYCESACTRGDIDDPIAIDDIKKFIAEQDLNKDRRYIPEIKHQYDKKIAVIGAGPSGLSCAYYLAIEGYQVTVFEKQQALGGMLTFGIPSFRLEKNVVQAEIDIVKDLGVKFMTGVEVGKDVSLQELRNQGFKAFYLAIGAQAGRRIGIEGEDAEGVMTGVDFLREVNAKQQMKLAGRVAVIGGGNVAIDVARTAARVGASQVDMYCLEKWGELPAMMEEIDEALLEGIRINTSWGPKRILVDHGRVTGIEFKKCISVFDENNKFDPQFDENQTKIVAVNNILISVGQAIDWGHLIADSNIQLHPNKTIKADPVTYQTGEEDVFAGGDALTGPKFAIDAIAMGKEGAISIHRFVQPGQSLLLGRTKRDYRAFDIDGLDLKGYDHIPRQTVDHVDVAESKKTFRDLRSTFTEDQVKKETERCLGCGATVVDEFLCVGCGSCVTKCKFDAISMVRKYDATSVELHEIKPTIKKYMVKRKVKVATNKVPKTLKAIFSKENS